One window of the Allosaccharopolyspora coralli genome contains the following:
- a CDS encoding YbfB/YjiJ family MFS transporter — MGPNTSDDPRLLWSAILALAAAMGVGRFVYTPILPLMQSQTGLDPEAGAHLATANYVGYLVGAVALSLAPGLTASRPLLRTSLVALVGSLALMPATGPSGWLLLRLVAGIASAVVFLAAVRVAVRATQNSPHRAGYAYAGVGSGIALSGLLVLLWGSSPWPFAWYSAAGCALVLFVPLWILHGRGEHTHSSTVAPATRTTDGNAYVLLLILYFLEGVGYIIAATFLVAALSDTGLAWLGNTTWILVGLAAAPSCVVWAYWSRRVPRPTLLVVALAVQTVAIALPGLTTQPAVVLLAALGFGGTFMGITTLTLGLGAELDLPRAAATLTAGYGFGQVLGPIVVQPTLGSGYRPALLIGGAIVFTATLLAVRLAVVTRTRQEAAA; from the coding sequence GTGGGACCGAACACGTCGGACGATCCACGGCTGCTGTGGTCGGCGATACTCGCACTCGCGGCCGCGATGGGCGTCGGCCGGTTCGTCTACACCCCGATCCTGCCGCTGATGCAGAGTCAGACCGGGCTCGATCCGGAGGCCGGTGCGCATCTCGCCACCGCGAACTACGTCGGGTACCTCGTCGGAGCCGTCGCACTGAGCCTCGCGCCCGGTCTGACCGCCTCCCGGCCGCTCCTTCGAACGTCTCTCGTCGCGCTCGTCGGTTCCCTGGCGCTCATGCCCGCGACCGGGCCCTCCGGATGGCTTCTGCTCCGGCTCGTCGCGGGCATCGCCAGCGCCGTCGTCTTCCTCGCTGCGGTCCGGGTAGCCGTGCGTGCCACGCAGAACAGCCCGCATCGCGCCGGTTACGCGTACGCGGGCGTCGGCAGCGGCATCGCCCTGTCGGGACTTCTCGTGCTGCTGTGGGGATCGAGTCCGTGGCCGTTCGCCTGGTACAGCGCAGCGGGATGCGCGCTCGTCCTGTTTGTTCCACTGTGGATCCTTCACGGTCGCGGTGAACACACCCACTCGAGCACTGTGGCTCCGGCCACTCGCACCACCGACGGGAACGCCTACGTCCTCCTGCTGATCCTCTATTTCCTGGAAGGCGTCGGCTACATCATCGCGGCCACGTTCCTCGTCGCCGCCCTCAGCGACACGGGACTCGCCTGGCTGGGTAACACCACGTGGATTCTCGTGGGCCTCGCCGCCGCACCGTCCTGCGTGGTCTGGGCGTACTGGTCGCGCCGCGTCCCGCGCCCGACACTGCTCGTCGTGGCGCTCGCGGTCCAGACGGTCGCCATCGCGCTGCCGGGGCTCACGACTCAGCCGGCAGTGGTGCTGCTGGCGGCACTCGGTTTCGGCGGGACGTTCATGGGGATCACCACGCTGACCCTCGGGCTCGGCGCCGAACTCGACCTGCCACGCGCCGCCGCCACCCTGACCGCCGGGTACGGCTTCGGACAGGTACTCGGGCCGATCGTCGTGCAACCCACCCTCGGGAGCGGCTACCGGCCCGCGCTGCTCATCGGCGGCGCGATCGTCTTCACCGCAACGCTGCTCGCCGTGCGACTCGCCGTCGTGACGCGTACCAGGCAGGAAGCCGCCGCGTGA
- the mutM gene encoding bifunctional DNA-formamidopyrimidine glycosylase/DNA-(apurinic or apyrimidinic site) lyase: MPELPEVEVVRRGVGAHVLGRPVSRVEVLHPRAVRRHVLGGDDLSARLTGRTFTAACRRGKYLWIEVDGDEALLTHLGMSGQLLVQPPDAPDEKHLRVRFRFADSGTELRFVDQRTFGGLSLDDLVPVGAVHLPKPVAHIAPDPLEPVFEPDRVVERMRSRRTGVKRALLDQSLVSGIGNIYADEALWRAKLHFARPTATLTRPAVRRLFDAVGEVLDEALQQGGTSFDALYVNVNGESGYFDRSLAVYGQADRPCPRCGAPVRRDAFMNRSSYTCPVCQPRPRNGHW; this comes from the coding sequence TTGCCCGAGTTGCCCGAGGTCGAGGTGGTGCGCCGCGGTGTGGGCGCGCACGTGCTCGGCCGCCCCGTGTCGCGTGTCGAAGTGCTGCACCCCCGTGCCGTGCGCAGGCACGTCCTGGGCGGGGACGATCTCAGCGCCCGGTTGACGGGCCGCACGTTCACGGCGGCGTGTCGGCGCGGGAAGTACTTGTGGATCGAGGTCGACGGTGACGAGGCGCTGCTCACGCATCTCGGGATGAGCGGGCAGTTGCTGGTGCAGCCACCGGACGCCCCGGACGAAAAGCACCTGCGGGTGCGGTTCCGGTTCGCCGACTCGGGCACCGAGTTACGGTTCGTGGATCAGCGGACCTTCGGCGGGCTTAGCCTCGACGACCTCGTGCCGGTCGGTGCGGTACACCTGCCGAAGCCGGTGGCACACATCGCCCCCGATCCGTTGGAACCGGTGTTCGAGCCGGATCGGGTCGTGGAACGGATGCGCTCGCGTCGTACGGGGGTCAAGCGCGCGCTGCTGGACCAGTCGCTGGTGTCCGGGATCGGCAACATCTACGCCGACGAGGCACTGTGGCGCGCCAAGTTGCATTTCGCCCGGCCGACCGCGACGTTGACGCGTCCGGCGGTGCGACGGCTGTTCGATGCCGTGGGCGAGGTCCTCGACGAGGCGTTGCAGCAGGGCGGTACGTCTTTCGACGCGCTCTACGTCAACGTCAACGGCGAGTCCGGTTACTTCGATCGCTCGCTCGCGGTGTACGGGCAGGCGGACCGGCCGTGCCCGCGGTGCGGTGCCCCGGTGCGGCGGGACGCGTTCATGAACCGCTCGTCCTACACCTGCCCCGTCTGTCAGCCGCGTCCCCGCAACGGCCACTGGTGA
- the rnc gene encoding ribonuclease III: MGGKQARTRVVDRAPLIDALGVELDAELLDLALTHRSYAYENGGLQPNERLEFLGDAVLGLVITDRLYREHPDLPEGQLAKLRASVVNMHALASVSRELGDGGLGEYLLLGRGEELTGGRDKASILADGLEAVLGAVYLQHGIDVSRRVVHHLFDGLLTEAPQLGAGLDWKTSLQELTAAAGLGVPEYRVEEQGPDHRKEFNAFVAVGGSTLGQGDGRTKKEAEQKAAEAAWRALSEQVKQTTGGADGDSSA; the protein is encoded by the coding sequence GTGGGGGGAAAGCAGGCACGAACCCGAGTGGTCGACCGCGCTCCGCTGATTGACGCGCTCGGCGTCGAACTCGACGCCGAGCTGCTGGACCTTGCCCTGACGCACCGCTCGTACGCCTACGAGAACGGCGGGCTGCAGCCGAACGAGCGGCTGGAGTTCCTGGGTGACGCGGTGCTGGGCCTGGTCATCACGGACCGCTTGTACCGCGAGCATCCCGACCTTCCGGAGGGCCAGCTCGCGAAGCTGCGCGCGAGCGTGGTCAACATGCACGCGCTGGCGTCGGTCTCGCGCGAGCTGGGTGACGGTGGGCTCGGCGAGTACCTGCTGCTCGGCCGGGGTGAGGAGCTCACCGGTGGCAGGGACAAGGCGAGCATTCTCGCGGACGGGCTGGAGGCGGTGCTGGGGGCGGTGTACCTCCAGCACGGCATCGACGTGTCGCGTCGGGTCGTCCACCACCTGTTCGACGGTCTGCTCACCGAAGCTCCGCAGCTCGGCGCCGGTCTCGACTGGAAGACGAGCCTGCAGGAGCTCACCGCGGCGGCCGGACTCGGCGTCCCGGAGTACCGGGTCGAGGAGCAGGGCCCGGATCATCGCAAGGAGTTCAACGCCTTCGTCGCGGTCGGCGGCAGCACGCTGGGCCAGGGCGACGGGCGTACCAAGAAGGAAGCCGAGCAGAAGGCGGCCGAGGCCGCGTGGCGGGCCCTGTCCGAGCAGGTCAAGCAGACCACCGGGGGCGCCGACGGGGACTCCTCCGCCTGA
- the rpmF gene encoding 50S ribosomal protein L32 produces MAVPKRKMSRSNTRHRRSQWKASAPTLVQCSNRACRESKLPHVACPTCGQYDGRAVVKPA; encoded by the coding sequence GTGGCCGTCCCCAAGCGCAAGATGTCCCGGTCGAACACCCGTCACCGTCGGTCGCAGTGGAAGGCGTCCGCTCCGACCCTGGTGCAGTGCTCGAACCGTGCCTGCCGTGAGTCGAAGCTGCCGCACGTCGCGTGCCCGACCTGCGGTCAGTACGACGGCCGTGCGGTCGTCAAGCCTGCCTGA
- a CDS encoding YceD family protein, which yields MSENHAVAQSARSGPWVIDTRDVGRRAGASRTYTRNPVAPAGFGLDMIRVPEGETIDLDLLVEAVVEGVLVSGTAGAPLVGECSRCLDPITDAVEVDLRELFAYPDSATDESTDEDEVSRVVDELVDLQPLVRDTMLLALDPSPTCSPDCQGLCAGCGVKWAELDPQHTHETIDPRWAALQERFGGTEEEN from the coding sequence ATGTCCGAGAATCACGCCGTCGCGCAGTCCGCCCGGTCCGGGCCCTGGGTCATCGACACCCGGGACGTCGGCCGCCGTGCGGGGGCCAGTCGTACCTATACGCGGAACCCGGTCGCTCCGGCCGGGTTCGGCCTGGACATGATCAGGGTTCCGGAAGGCGAGACGATCGACCTCGACCTGCTGGTGGAGGCCGTGGTCGAGGGTGTCCTGGTGTCCGGAACGGCCGGCGCACCGCTGGTCGGGGAGTGCTCGCGCTGCCTCGATCCGATCACCGACGCCGTCGAGGTCGACCTGCGGGAGCTGTTCGCCTACCCGGACAGCGCCACGGACGAAAGCACCGACGAGGACGAGGTCAGCCGGGTCGTCGACGAGCTCGTCGACCTGCAGCCGCTGGTGCGGGACACCATGCTGCTGGCGCTGGACCCGTCGCCGACGTGCTCGCCGGACTGTCAGGGCCTGTGCGCGGGCTGTGGCGTCAAGTGGGCCGAACTCGACCCGCAACACACGCATGAGACCATTGATCCTCGCTGGGCCGCGTTGCAAGAGCGGTTCGGCGGGACCGAGGAGGAGAACTAG
- a CDS encoding ATP synthase F0 subunit B, with protein sequence MYRVFEALDELVTIVEEARGVPMTSGCVVSRGDVLELLDDVRDAIPSELDDAQDVLDHRDEVVTKAQTESDKSLSDARSEAQSTVSEARTEADQVLADARERAEEIVASARAEAEQSVNDGRREYEDYIGQAQSEADRMVQAGRAAYEQSVHEGRSEQARLIAETEVVQESHVEAKRIVDEAHEDAERLRGECDSYVDARLADFEDLLGRTLRTVGKGRQQLRSPMGAPYDYEEWNPVAVNGSGREH encoded by the coding sequence GTGTACCGGGTATTCGAGGCGCTCGACGAGCTGGTCACGATCGTCGAGGAAGCGCGCGGCGTCCCCATGACCTCCGGGTGCGTGGTGTCCAGGGGTGACGTGCTGGAGCTGCTCGATGACGTGCGGGACGCGATCCCGTCCGAGCTCGACGACGCCCAGGACGTCCTCGACCACCGGGACGAGGTGGTCACCAAGGCACAGACGGAATCCGACAAGAGCCTCTCGGACGCGCGTTCCGAGGCGCAGAGCACGGTCTCGGAGGCGCGCACCGAGGCCGACCAGGTGCTCGCGGACGCGCGGGAGCGCGCCGAAGAGATCGTCGCCTCGGCTCGTGCCGAGGCCGAGCAGTCGGTCAACGACGGTCGCCGGGAGTACGAGGACTACATCGGTCAGGCGCAGTCCGAGGCGGACCGCATGGTCCAGGCCGGTCGTGCCGCCTACGAGCAGTCGGTGCACGAGGGGCGCTCCGAGCAGGCCCGCCTCATCGCCGAGACCGAAGTGGTGCAGGAGTCGCACGTCGAGGCCAAGCGCATCGTCGACGAGGCGCACGAGGACGCCGAGCGGTTGCGTGGTGAATGCGACTCGTACGTCGACGCCCGATTGGCCGACTTCGAGGACCTGCTCGGCCGGACGCTGCGCACCGTAGGCAAGGGACGCCAGCAGCTGCGTAGTCCGATGGGCGCGCCCTACGACTACGAGGAATGGAACCCCGTCGCGGTCAACGGCAGCGGCCGGGAGCACTGA
- a CDS encoding ribonuclease domain-containing protein, producing MKQITSKTVQAVLAAVFAIAALVGFQTTASSAPADVSAPAVEQQAPCGDTSEFERVDLSALPPEATDTVELIEAGGPYPYPQDDEVFQNREGILPDCEQGYYREYTVETPGSDDRGARRFVVGEGGEFFYTEDHYESFRLTDVNT from the coding sequence ATGAAGCAGATCACCTCGAAGACAGTGCAGGCCGTCCTGGCCGCCGTGTTCGCGATCGCGGCGCTCGTCGGCTTCCAGACCACGGCGTCGTCGGCCCCGGCCGACGTCTCCGCCCCCGCCGTCGAGCAGCAGGCGCCGTGCGGTGACACGTCGGAGTTCGAGCGCGTCGACCTCTCCGCGTTGCCGCCCGAGGCCACCGACACCGTCGAGCTGATCGAGGCAGGCGGACCGTACCCCTACCCGCAGGACGACGAGGTGTTCCAGAACCGTGAGGGCATCCTCCCGGACTGCGAACAGGGCTACTACCGCGAGTACACCGTCGAGACCCCCGGCAGCGACGACCGCGGTGCCCGCAGGTTCGTCGTCGGCGAGGGCGGCGAGTTCTTCTACACCGAGGACCACTACGAGAGTTTCCGTCTCACCGACGTCAACACCTGA
- the coaD gene encoding pantetheine-phosphate adenylyltransferase, which translates to MRRAVCPGSYDPVTNGHMDIIERASGLFDEVVVAVLVNKSKKSLFDVDERIDMLREVSEPWPNVRVDSWHGLLVDYCRDHGIGAIVKGLRAVSDFDYELQMAQMNQRLSGVETLFMSTNPEYSFLASSLVKEVATYGGDVSNLLPPKIESRLLERLAEQA; encoded by the coding sequence ATGAGGCGTGCCGTATGTCCAGGTTCGTACGACCCCGTCACCAACGGGCACATGGACATCATCGAACGAGCGTCCGGTCTCTTCGACGAGGTCGTGGTCGCCGTTCTGGTGAACAAGAGCAAGAAGAGCCTGTTCGACGTCGACGAGCGGATCGACATGCTCCGCGAGGTCAGTGAACCGTGGCCGAACGTGCGGGTCGATTCGTGGCACGGCCTGCTCGTGGACTACTGCCGCGACCACGGCATCGGCGCGATCGTGAAGGGCCTGCGCGCGGTCAGCGACTTCGACTACGAGCTGCAGATGGCGCAGATGAACCAGCGCCTCTCCGGTGTGGAGACGCTGTTCATGTCGACCAACCCCGAGTACAGCTTCCTGGCCAGCTCGCTGGTCAAGGAGGTCGCCACTTACGGCGGTGACGTGTCGAACCTGCTGCCTCCCAAGATCGAGAGCCGGCTGCTCGAACGCCTCGCCGAACAGGCCTGA
- a CDS encoding SAM-dependent methyltransferase, producing MVSGRDESDQNGAWDIVSGVGITALAVAGARAAETRREDRLIADPYAQHLFDAAPVPEGVSLQLVQDTSSELMSVMAGYLGVRSRVFDDFFARAADNGVRQAVILASGLDTRAHRLDWPDGFRVFEIDQPKVLDFKESVLDELGVKPNCSWTPVAVDLRDDWETALRDAGFDQSVPTAWLAEGLLPYLPARAQATLLSTVSALSAPGSQFAVEHLTGNQVEHVSPRLAEEAKNAGFDVTTLFNTETRADAGTTLAAEGWTVRRELVGDASVSLSRDLAGIGEVFGDAGQFVVASRGR from the coding sequence ATGGTGTCGGGACGCGACGAATCGGACCAGAACGGCGCATGGGACATCGTCTCCGGAGTCGGAATCACGGCACTCGCCGTGGCCGGAGCCAGGGCGGCCGAGACACGACGTGAGGACCGGCTCATCGCCGACCCCTACGCCCAGCACCTCTTCGACGCGGCTCCAGTGCCGGAAGGCGTGTCCTTGCAGCTCGTCCAGGACACGTCGAGCGAGTTGATGAGCGTCATGGCCGGCTATCTCGGTGTGCGCTCCCGAGTCTTCGACGACTTCTTCGCTCGTGCGGCAGACAACGGCGTACGTCAGGCCGTCATCCTCGCGTCCGGTTTGGACACCCGGGCTCACCGTCTCGACTGGCCCGACGGTTTCCGCGTGTTCGAGATCGATCAGCCGAAGGTGCTCGACTTCAAGGAGTCCGTCCTGGACGAGCTGGGCGTGAAACCGAACTGTTCGTGGACGCCGGTGGCCGTCGATCTCCGTGACGATTGGGAGACGGCGTTGCGCGACGCCGGTTTCGACCAGTCCGTTCCGACGGCGTGGCTCGCCGAAGGACTGTTGCCGTACCTGCCCGCCCGAGCGCAGGCCACTCTGCTGTCCACAGTGTCCGCGTTGTCCGCACCCGGCAGCCAGTTCGCAGTGGAGCACCTCACCGGAAACCAGGTCGAGCACGTCAGCCCCCGGCTGGCGGAGGAGGCGAAGAACGCGGGCTTCGACGTCACCACGCTGTTCAACACCGAGACACGTGCGGACGCCGGGACGACACTCGCCGCCGAAGGCTGGACCGTCCGGCGAGAGCTGGTCGGTGACGCCTCCGTGAGCCTGTCGCGGGACCTCGCGGGTATCGGTGAGGTCTTCGGCGACGCCGGTCAGTTCGTCGTCGCGAGCCGGGGCCGGTGA
- the rsmD gene encoding 16S rRNA (guanine(966)-N(2))-methyltransferase RsmD, whose amino-acid sequence MTRIVAGAVGGRRIEVPPRGTRPTSEKVREAVFSALEAATDLHDARVLDLFGGSGALGLEALSRGAGHAMFVESDRRAAQILRRNATSLGFRSIRVEQAKVETVLATEPDEPFDVVLVDPPYDLDVATLDRILSALAANGWTEPGTVLVVERSLHGDDPEWPRPLSGLRVKRYGDTAVHWGEHVER is encoded by the coding sequence GTGACGAGGATCGTGGCAGGAGCAGTGGGCGGGCGACGCATCGAGGTGCCGCCGCGAGGGACGCGACCGACCTCGGAGAAGGTGCGCGAGGCGGTGTTCAGTGCGCTGGAGGCGGCGACCGATCTGCACGACGCACGCGTGCTGGACCTGTTCGGTGGTTCCGGAGCTCTGGGGCTGGAGGCGCTCTCGCGGGGCGCCGGGCACGCGATGTTCGTCGAGTCCGACCGGCGGGCGGCGCAGATCTTGCGCCGCAACGCCACATCCCTCGGGTTCCGGTCGATTCGGGTGGAACAGGCGAAGGTCGAGACAGTGCTCGCCACCGAGCCCGACGAGCCTTTCGACGTCGTGCTCGTCGACCCGCCCTACGACCTCGACGTGGCGACGTTGGACCGGATCCTCTCGGCCTTGGCAGCGAACGGGTGGACCGAGCCGGGCACGGTTCTCGTTGTGGAGCGTTCGTTGCACGGTGACGATCCTGAATGGCCACGGCCGTTGAGTGGTCTCCGGGTCAAGCGGTACGGGGACACCGCGGTGCATTGGGGCGAGCACGTCGAGCGGTGA